The following coding sequences lie in one Paramormyrops kingsleyae isolate MSU_618 chromosome 15, PKINGS_0.4, whole genome shotgun sequence genomic window:
- the cbarpb gene encoding voltage-dependent calcium channel beta subunit-associated regulatory protein isoform X1, translating into MSNESTVWKNLTETTTIIPQEPDKQDGYVLLLVLLSVFVGGALVLLSVTLIVCRHCCKGGRCFSSDDPEKTNVTYQEEPQPVPAVHLPPSLAEITIQVDEAECLSISSCHDVETERFLSTGTTGRRVSFNEAALFDHGKKTQEKGRRYTLTEGDFHHLKNARLTHLQLPASALKIVTIHECESSDNSIAMATCPPVKSSLSIFRPPVCALPQTALTGLTISLSSPLPGDTLNSMVDTSFSQGPPSAGSEAPCSGAIEAMGAAPWTANSLGIAGDGAPAPGTPPPGGSGQGHMLQFFTKLRRHASLEGSSPYFKIKRWKLDSSQRASSLDTRGSPKRRHFQRQRAASESMDQEEHESHRADIIQYIARRHDPAYCCGVPAPSFLSPPSNPPPSLGRLEVEVMVEPSCSGGRGVIGASPEPQEEGAEAGAAWRLESMEPQMLYRDIWTLRASLEQYASSDQSSNNDKDSVRSDADSVCSLGGGSERRGLPSYPSQDVGDELEGDVEVCGEEAQGRGGKQDSVDSERGSDGESGNRKLLQMDSGYASIEAPCKAPEELRLFGSLGSPKDKTASEKRRFFTSAGRKGTVCESFEASLEEETEDEAESPMGWSPYGQMFTSREPAQRLRRRDYSIDEKTDALFHEFLRHDPQFDQQESPLRSKHRSRVHLRKQWQRSKQYSDPGVRLALPLDRQRSPLRRGDSVNYPLDTCYHSTLPRIVSAPDEEASEGASSAGEPEWAEPEEGRRKVSPSSSGSSRTIKEEEDRLSCSPPPGTDGALEQPEDGRQPKHPPEPPDERLAPPPPSYGPQTITAELTDKLTANLEERLYTSLRKAKDSPECMVAVTRASPDHSPV; encoded by the exons ATGAGCAATGAGTCTACCGTATGGAAAAACCTGACAGAAACCACCACC ATTATACCCCAGGAGCCCGACAAGCAGGACGGCTATGTGCTGCTGTTGGTCCTCCTGTCCGTGTTCGTGGGCGGAGCGCTGGTTTTGCTCTCGGTCACGCTGATCGTGTGTCGTCACTGCTGCAAAGGAGGCCGCTGCTTTTCCAG TGATGATCCAGAGAAAACCAACGTGACGTACCAGGAGGAACCTCAGCCAGTACCAG CTGTACATTTGCCCCCGTCTCTCGCAGAGATCACCATCCAGGTGGACGAGGCCGAATGCCTGTCCATCTCCAGCTGCCACGATGTGGAGACGGAGCGTTTCCTCTCGACCGGGACCACCGGGCGGCGCGTCTCCTTCAACGAGGCGGCACTCTTCGACCACGGCAAGAAGACGCAGGAGAAAGGCCGCAG GTACACCCTTACTGAAGGGGACTTCCATCACCTGAAAAACGCCCGACTGACGCACCTGCAGCTCCCGGCATCCGCCCTGAAGATCGTCACCATCCACGAGTGCGAGTCGTCTGACAACAGCATCGCAATGGCCACGTGCCCTCCCGTGAAATCCAGCCTCTCCATCTTCCGG ccgCCAGTGTGTGCACTTCCACAGACGGCCTTGACGGGCCTGACCATCAGCCTGAGCTCCCCCCTCCCTGGAGACACGCTCAActcgatggtggacaccagcttCAGTCAGGGCCCCCCGTCCGCCGGCTCGGAGGCCCCTTGCTCTGGCGCT ATTGAGGCGATGGGAGCCGCACCCTGGACTGCCAACAGCCTGGGCATCGCCGGAGACGGGGCCCCGGCCCCTGGCACCCCCCCGCCTGGCGGCTCCGGTCAGGGCCACATGCTGCAGTTCTTCACCAAGCTGCGCCGCCACGCCAGTCTAGAGGGCTCCAGTCCCTACTTCAAGATCAAGAGGTGGAAACTGGACAGCAGCCAGAGAGCCTCCAGCCTGGACACCAGGG GGTCCCCGAAGCGGAGACACTTCCAGCGACAGCGTGCCGCCAGCGAGAGCATGGACCAGGAGGAGCACGAGAGCCATCGTGCCGACATCATCCAGTACATAGCGCGCAGGCATGACCCCGCCTACTGCTGTGGAGTCCCCGCCCCCAGCTTCCTGTCCCCGCCCTCCAACCCGCCTCCCTCCCTCGGCAG gttaGAGGTTGAGGTGATGGTGGAGCCCAGCTGTAGTGGAGGGAGAGGAGTGATCGGCGCCTCCCCGGAACctcaggaggagggggcggaggCGGGTGCAGCCTGGCGGCTGGAGAGCATGGAGCCCCAGATGCTTTACCGCGACATCTGGACCCTGCGGGCTTCGCTGGAGCAGTACGCCTCATCCGACCAGAGCAGCAACAATGACAAGGATTCTGTGCGGAGCGACGCCGACAGCGTCTGCTCGCTGGGGGGCGGCTCCGAGAGGCGGGGGCTGCCCAGCTACCCCTCGCAAGACGTTGGGGATGAGCTGGAGGGGGATGTGGAGGTGTGCGGCGAGGAGGCCCAAGGCAGGGGGGGTAAGCAGGACAGTGTGGACTCAGAAAGAGGGAGTGATGGGGAGTCAGGGAACCGGAAGCTGCTTCAGATGGACAGCGGGTATGCCTCCATCGAAGCTCCCTGCAAGGCCCCGGAGGAGCTGCGGCTGTTCGGCAGTTTGGGCAGCCCCAAGGACAAAACGGCGTCCGAGAAGCGGCGGTTCTTCACCAGCGCTGGGCGCAAGGGCACCGTGTGTGAGAGTTTCGAGGCCAGCctggaggaggagacagaggaCGAGGCCGAGAGCCCCATGGGCTGGTCGCCGTACGGCCAGATGTTCACCTCGCGGGAGCCGGCGCAGCGCCTCCGGCGGCGGGACTACAGCATCGACGAGAAGACGGACGCGCTCTTCCACGAGTTCCTCCGGCACGACCCCCAGTTCGACCAGCAGGAGTCGCCGCTGCGATCTAAGCACCGCTCCCGCGTGCACCTGCGCAAGCAGTGGCAGCGCTCCAAGCAGTACAGCGACCCCGGCGTACGCTTGGCGCTGCCCCTCGACCGCCAGCGCAGCCCGCTCCGCCGCGGCGACAGCGTCAACTACCCGCTCGACACGTGCTACCATAGCACGCTGCCGCGCATCGTCAGCGCCCCCGACGAGGAGGCCAGCGAGGGCGCGTCCAGCGCCGGCGAGCCTGAGTGGGCGGAGCCTGAGGAGGGCAGGCGCAAGGTCAGTCCAagcagcagcggcagcagccggaCCATCAAGGAAGAAGAGGACCGGTTATCCTGCTCGCCTCCTCCTGGTACCGACGGCGCACTGGAGCAGCCCGAGGATGGGCGGCAGCCCAAGCACCCCCCCGAGCCACCTGACGAGCggctggccccgccccctcccagctACGGGCCGCAGACCATCACGGCCGAGCTGACTGATAAGCTCACTGCCAATCTAGAGGAGAGGCTATACACCAGCCTCCGCAAAGCCAAGGACAGCCCCGAGTGCATGGTGGCCGTCACGCGCGCCTCTCCTGACCACAGCCCAGTGTAG
- the cbarpb gene encoding voltage-dependent calcium channel beta subunit-associated regulatory protein isoform X2, producing MSNESTVWKNLTETTTIIPQEPDKQDGYVLLLVLLSVFVGGALVLLSVTLIVCRHCCKGGRCFSSDDPEKTNVTYQEEPQPVPEITIQVDEAECLSISSCHDVETERFLSTGTTGRRVSFNEAALFDHGKKTQEKGRRYTLTEGDFHHLKNARLTHLQLPASALKIVTIHECESSDNSIAMATCPPVKSSLSIFRPPVCALPQTALTGLTISLSSPLPGDTLNSMVDTSFSQGPPSAGSEAPCSGAIEAMGAAPWTANSLGIAGDGAPAPGTPPPGGSGQGHMLQFFTKLRRHASLEGSSPYFKIKRWKLDSSQRASSLDTRGSPKRRHFQRQRAASESMDQEEHESHRADIIQYIARRHDPAYCCGVPAPSFLSPPSNPPPSLGRLEVEVMVEPSCSGGRGVIGASPEPQEEGAEAGAAWRLESMEPQMLYRDIWTLRASLEQYASSDQSSNNDKDSVRSDADSVCSLGGGSERRGLPSYPSQDVGDELEGDVEVCGEEAQGRGGKQDSVDSERGSDGESGNRKLLQMDSGYASIEAPCKAPEELRLFGSLGSPKDKTASEKRRFFTSAGRKGTVCESFEASLEEETEDEAESPMGWSPYGQMFTSREPAQRLRRRDYSIDEKTDALFHEFLRHDPQFDQQESPLRSKHRSRVHLRKQWQRSKQYSDPGVRLALPLDRQRSPLRRGDSVNYPLDTCYHSTLPRIVSAPDEEASEGASSAGEPEWAEPEEGRRKVSPSSSGSSRTIKEEEDRLSCSPPPGTDGALEQPEDGRQPKHPPEPPDERLAPPPPSYGPQTITAELTDKLTANLEERLYTSLRKAKDSPECMVAVTRASPDHSPV from the exons ATGAGCAATGAGTCTACCGTATGGAAAAACCTGACAGAAACCACCACC ATTATACCCCAGGAGCCCGACAAGCAGGACGGCTATGTGCTGCTGTTGGTCCTCCTGTCCGTGTTCGTGGGCGGAGCGCTGGTTTTGCTCTCGGTCACGCTGATCGTGTGTCGTCACTGCTGCAAAGGAGGCCGCTGCTTTTCCAG TGATGATCCAGAGAAAACCAACGTGACGTACCAGGAGGAACCTCAGCCAGTACCAG AGATCACCATCCAGGTGGACGAGGCCGAATGCCTGTCCATCTCCAGCTGCCACGATGTGGAGACGGAGCGTTTCCTCTCGACCGGGACCACCGGGCGGCGCGTCTCCTTCAACGAGGCGGCACTCTTCGACCACGGCAAGAAGACGCAGGAGAAAGGCCGCAG GTACACCCTTACTGAAGGGGACTTCCATCACCTGAAAAACGCCCGACTGACGCACCTGCAGCTCCCGGCATCCGCCCTGAAGATCGTCACCATCCACGAGTGCGAGTCGTCTGACAACAGCATCGCAATGGCCACGTGCCCTCCCGTGAAATCCAGCCTCTCCATCTTCCGG ccgCCAGTGTGTGCACTTCCACAGACGGCCTTGACGGGCCTGACCATCAGCCTGAGCTCCCCCCTCCCTGGAGACACGCTCAActcgatggtggacaccagcttCAGTCAGGGCCCCCCGTCCGCCGGCTCGGAGGCCCCTTGCTCTGGCGCT ATTGAGGCGATGGGAGCCGCACCCTGGACTGCCAACAGCCTGGGCATCGCCGGAGACGGGGCCCCGGCCCCTGGCACCCCCCCGCCTGGCGGCTCCGGTCAGGGCCACATGCTGCAGTTCTTCACCAAGCTGCGCCGCCACGCCAGTCTAGAGGGCTCCAGTCCCTACTTCAAGATCAAGAGGTGGAAACTGGACAGCAGCCAGAGAGCCTCCAGCCTGGACACCAGGG GGTCCCCGAAGCGGAGACACTTCCAGCGACAGCGTGCCGCCAGCGAGAGCATGGACCAGGAGGAGCACGAGAGCCATCGTGCCGACATCATCCAGTACATAGCGCGCAGGCATGACCCCGCCTACTGCTGTGGAGTCCCCGCCCCCAGCTTCCTGTCCCCGCCCTCCAACCCGCCTCCCTCCCTCGGCAG gttaGAGGTTGAGGTGATGGTGGAGCCCAGCTGTAGTGGAGGGAGAGGAGTGATCGGCGCCTCCCCGGAACctcaggaggagggggcggaggCGGGTGCAGCCTGGCGGCTGGAGAGCATGGAGCCCCAGATGCTTTACCGCGACATCTGGACCCTGCGGGCTTCGCTGGAGCAGTACGCCTCATCCGACCAGAGCAGCAACAATGACAAGGATTCTGTGCGGAGCGACGCCGACAGCGTCTGCTCGCTGGGGGGCGGCTCCGAGAGGCGGGGGCTGCCCAGCTACCCCTCGCAAGACGTTGGGGATGAGCTGGAGGGGGATGTGGAGGTGTGCGGCGAGGAGGCCCAAGGCAGGGGGGGTAAGCAGGACAGTGTGGACTCAGAAAGAGGGAGTGATGGGGAGTCAGGGAACCGGAAGCTGCTTCAGATGGACAGCGGGTATGCCTCCATCGAAGCTCCCTGCAAGGCCCCGGAGGAGCTGCGGCTGTTCGGCAGTTTGGGCAGCCCCAAGGACAAAACGGCGTCCGAGAAGCGGCGGTTCTTCACCAGCGCTGGGCGCAAGGGCACCGTGTGTGAGAGTTTCGAGGCCAGCctggaggaggagacagaggaCGAGGCCGAGAGCCCCATGGGCTGGTCGCCGTACGGCCAGATGTTCACCTCGCGGGAGCCGGCGCAGCGCCTCCGGCGGCGGGACTACAGCATCGACGAGAAGACGGACGCGCTCTTCCACGAGTTCCTCCGGCACGACCCCCAGTTCGACCAGCAGGAGTCGCCGCTGCGATCTAAGCACCGCTCCCGCGTGCACCTGCGCAAGCAGTGGCAGCGCTCCAAGCAGTACAGCGACCCCGGCGTACGCTTGGCGCTGCCCCTCGACCGCCAGCGCAGCCCGCTCCGCCGCGGCGACAGCGTCAACTACCCGCTCGACACGTGCTACCATAGCACGCTGCCGCGCATCGTCAGCGCCCCCGACGAGGAGGCCAGCGAGGGCGCGTCCAGCGCCGGCGAGCCTGAGTGGGCGGAGCCTGAGGAGGGCAGGCGCAAGGTCAGTCCAagcagcagcggcagcagccggaCCATCAAGGAAGAAGAGGACCGGTTATCCTGCTCGCCTCCTCCTGGTACCGACGGCGCACTGGAGCAGCCCGAGGATGGGCGGCAGCCCAAGCACCCCCCCGAGCCACCTGACGAGCggctggccccgccccctcccagctACGGGCCGCAGACCATCACGGCCGAGCTGACTGATAAGCTCACTGCCAATCTAGAGGAGAGGCTATACACCAGCCTCCGCAAAGCCAAGGACAGCCCCGAGTGCATGGTGGCCGTCACGCGCGCCTCTCCTGACCACAGCCCAGTGTAG